Proteins encoded together in one Eublepharis macularius isolate TG4126 chromosome 2, MPM_Emac_v1.0, whole genome shotgun sequence window:
- the NXPH2 gene encoding neurexophilin-2, whose amino-acid sequence MVHLQQPLPLVVVQSFLQLIFCDAKQTIHAADILDWEDKDAADTLVDNVVHSRIINPLRLFVKPSPALKHGQMSYSDSIDNFWDWLSNITEVQESLARTKRRPIVKTGKFKKMFGWGDFHSNIKTVKLNLLITGKIVDHGNGTFSVYFRHNSTGLGNVSVSLVPPSKVVEFESSPQSTLETKESKSFNCRIEYEKTDRAKKTALCNFDPSKICYQEQTQSHVSWLCSKPFKVICIYIAFYSVDYKLVQKVCPDYNYHSEMPYLSSG is encoded by the coding sequence ATATTTTGTGATGCTAAGCAAACCATACATGCTGCAGACATACTGGACTGGGAAGACAAAGATGCTGCAGACACACTGGTTGATAATGTCGTCCACTCACGGATCATCAACCCTTTACGCCTGTTTGTTAAGCCATCTCCAGCACTCAAACATGGGCAGATGTCATATTCAGACAGCATAGACAACTTTTGGGATTGGCTATCCAACATCACTGAGGTTCAGGAATCTCTTGCACGAACTAAACGCAGACCTATTGTAAAAACTGGAAAATTCAAGAAAATGTTTGGCTGGGGAGACTTCCATTCCAACATAAAAACTGTGAAGCTGAATCTTCTCATAACAGGGAAAATTGTTGACCATGGAAATGGGACCTTCAGTGTTTATTTCCGGCATAATTCCacgggccttggaaatgtttctgtgAGCCTGGTGCCACCTTCCAAAGTGGTAGAGTTTGAATCTTCACCACAGTCAACACTAGAGACCAAGGAGTCCAAATCTTTCAACTGTCGAATTGAATATGAGAAAACAGACAGGGCTAAGAAAACTGCATTGTGCAACTTTGACCCTTCGAAGATCTGCTACCAAGAGCAGACACAAAGCCATGTATCCTGGTTGTGCTCTAAACCATTTAAAGTGATTTGTATTTACATTGCTTTTTACAGTGTTGATTATAAACTGGTGCAAAAGGTCTGTCCTGATTACAACTACCACAGTGAAATGCCATATTTGTCCTCTGGATGA